A window of Sphingobium herbicidovorans contains these coding sequences:
- a CDS encoding NuoB/complex I 20 kDa subunit family protein, which produces MGVELDRPIPGTLPPVGTQPDQDFFNALNSEVSDKGFLVTSTEDLFTWARTGSLWWMTFGLACCAVEMIHVNMPRYDMERFGAAPRASPRQSDVMIVAGTLCNKMAPALRKVYDQMSEPKYVISMGSCANGGGYYHYSYSVVRGCDRIVPVDIYVPGCPPTAEALLYGVMQLQRKIRRIGTIER; this is translated from the coding sequence TTGGGAGTAGAACTTGACCGTCCCATCCCCGGCACCTTGCCGCCGGTGGGAACGCAGCCCGACCAGGATTTCTTCAACGCGCTGAACAGCGAAGTCAGTGACAAGGGATTCCTGGTCACATCGACGGAGGATCTGTTCACCTGGGCCCGGACCGGTTCCTTGTGGTGGATGACCTTCGGCCTCGCCTGCTGCGCGGTGGAGATGATCCATGTGAACATGCCGCGTTATGACATGGAGCGTTTCGGCGCCGCCCCGCGCGCGTCCCCGCGCCAGTCGGACGTGATGATCGTCGCTGGCACCCTGTGCAACAAGATGGCTCCCGCGTTGCGCAAGGTTTACGATCAGATGTCGGAACCGAAATATGTCATTTCCATGGGGTCCTGCGCCAATGGCGGCGGCTATTATCATTACAGCTATTCTGTAGTGCGTGGCTGCGACCGGATCGTGCCGGTGGACATCTATGTGCCGGGCTGCCCGCCCACTGCCGAAGCGCTGCTCTATGGCGTGATGCAGTTGCAGCGGAAGATCCGCCGGATCGGGACGATTGAGCGCTGA
- a CDS encoding NADH-quinone oxidoreductase subunit C — protein MGHSAPKIVNPAGVADEIAGLLGSLLVEAVDHAEELSFTVQRERLVEALEVLRDRAQYQQLMEIAGVDYPDRPERFEVCYHLLSVTRNHRIRVKVSTDEDMPVPSVTQLWPVAGWLEREVFDMYGVIFDGNGDLRRILTDYGFKGHPQRKDFPLTGYVELRYSEEDKRVVYEPVRLAQDFRSFDFMSPWEGAQYVLPGDEKAPQAPGAPSPVAAPPPPPNAPAPKGEPKADTPKTTEKPGVSGAGEPTDSEANKKSEDKA, from the coding sequence ATGGGTCATTCTGCACCGAAGATCGTGAACCCCGCAGGGGTTGCGGACGAAATCGCTGGCCTGCTGGGCTCTCTGCTGGTCGAGGCTGTCGATCATGCCGAAGAACTGAGCTTCACCGTTCAGCGCGAGCGTCTGGTCGAGGCGTTGGAAGTGCTGCGCGATCGTGCACAGTATCAGCAGCTGATGGAGATTGCCGGGGTCGACTACCCCGATCGTCCCGAGCGGTTCGAGGTTTGCTATCACCTGCTCAGCGTGACGCGGAACCATCGTATCCGCGTCAAGGTGTCGACCGACGAGGACATGCCCGTACCCAGCGTGACGCAGCTTTGGCCGGTCGCCGGCTGGCTGGAGCGCGAGGTGTTCGACATGTATGGCGTCATCTTTGACGGCAATGGCGACCTGCGCCGCATCCTGACCGACTATGGTTTCAAGGGACATCCGCAGCGCAAGGACTTCCCGCTGACCGGCTATGTCGAGCTGCGATATTCCGAAGAGGACAAGCGCGTCGTCTATGAGCCGGTTCGCCTGGCGCAGGATTTCCGCAGCTTCGATTTCATGAGCCCGTGGGAAGGCGCGCAATATGTGCTGCCGGGCGATGAGAAGGCGCCGCAGGCGCCCGGCGCGCCGTCGCCTGTCGCCGCGCCTCCGCCGCCGCCCAACGCGCCAGCGCCCAAGGGCGAGCCGAAGGCGGACACGCCCAAGACGACCGAAAAGCCCGGCGTCAGCGGCGCGGGCGAGCCGACCGACAGCGAGGCAAACAAAAAGTCCGAGGACAAGGCCTGA
- a CDS encoding NADH-quinone oxidoreductase subunit D — translation MSDYLEKLDHVTDASDPTLGDTEIQNYTINFGPQHPAAHGVLRLVMELEGEIVERCDPHVGLLHRGTEKLIEYKTYLQALPYFDRLDYCSPLAMEHSYVLAIEKLLNLEVPLRAQYLRVFFAELTRICNHMLNLGSHVMDVGAMTPNLWLFEIREDCLNFFERASGARMHSAYFRPGGVHQDVPLKLLTDIADWLDTRLPRLFEDAISLVADNRIFKQRNVDIAVVSKEDALKWGFSGPMIRGSGIAWDLRKSQPYDVYDRMEFDVPVGTNYDCYDRFMVRVEEVRQSARIMKQCLQEMSEGPIASFDRKVSPPKRGEMKRSMEALIHHFKLYTEGFHVPAGEVYVATESPKGEFGVYLVADGSNKPYRCKIRPTAFSHLQAMDFMMKGHMLADTTAVLGAMDIVFGECDR, via the coding sequence ATGTCCGACTATCTGGAAAAGCTGGATCATGTGACCGACGCGTCGGACCCGACGCTGGGCGACACCGAGATCCAGAATTACACGATCAACTTCGGCCCGCAGCATCCGGCGGCGCACGGCGTGCTGCGGCTGGTCATGGAGCTGGAAGGCGAGATCGTCGAACGGTGCGACCCGCATGTCGGCCTGCTCCATCGCGGCACTGAAAAGCTGATCGAGTACAAGACCTATTTGCAGGCGCTGCCCTATTTCGACCGGCTGGATTATTGCTCGCCGCTCGCCATGGAGCATAGCTATGTGCTGGCGATCGAGAAGCTGCTGAACCTGGAAGTGCCGCTGCGCGCGCAATATCTGCGCGTGTTCTTCGCGGAACTGACCCGCATCTGCAACCACATGCTGAACCTGGGTTCGCATGTCATGGACGTCGGCGCGATGACGCCGAACCTGTGGCTGTTCGAAATTCGCGAGGATTGCCTCAACTTCTTTGAACGGGCTTCGGGCGCGCGCATGCATTCGGCCTATTTCCGGCCGGGCGGCGTGCATCAGGATGTGCCGCTCAAGCTGCTGACCGACATTGCCGACTGGCTCGACACCCGCCTGCCGCGCCTGTTCGAGGACGCGATCAGCCTGGTTGCGGACAATCGCATCTTCAAGCAGCGCAATGTCGATATCGCGGTCGTTTCCAAGGAAGACGCGCTGAAATGGGGCTTTTCCGGCCCGATGATCCGCGGGTCGGGCATCGCCTGGGATCTGCGCAAGAGCCAGCCCTATGACGTTTACGACCGTATGGAGTTCGACGTTCCGGTCGGCACCAACTATGACTGCTATGACCGGTTCATGGTGCGCGTCGAGGAAGTCCGCCAGTCCGCACGGATCATGAAGCAGTGCTTGCAGGAAATGTCGGAAGGGCCGATCGCCAGCTTCGACCGCAAGGTTTCGCCGCCCAAGCGCGGGGAAATGAAGCGGTCGATGGAAGCGTTGATCCACCATTTCAAGCTCTACACCGAAGGCTTCCACGTCCCCGCTGGCGAAGTCTATGTGGCGACCGAAAGCCCCAAGGGCGAGTTCGGCGTCTATCTGGTCGCGGACGGCAGCAACAAACCCTATCGCTGCAAGATCCGCCCGACCGCCTTCAGCCACCTGCAGGCGATGGACTTCATGATGAAGGGCCACATGCTGGCCGATACCACCGCTGTCCTGGGCGCCATGGACATCGTGTTTGGAGAATGTGACCGCTAA
- the nuoE gene encoding NADH-quinone oxidoreductase subunit NuoE — protein MADAVHIPDEAETRARWGNFAWTAENAEQAKKVIARYPAGRQQSAVMPLLDLAQRQVGAETQTNGWLPVPVMEYIADQLEMPYMRVYEVATFYTMYNLAPVGRYHVQVCGTTPCMLRGSDDVFSACKNKGLVKGGTTPDGLFTLTEVECLGACANAPMVQINDDNYEDLTYDSMSAILDDLAAGKQPKIGPQIERQTSCPEGGPTTLTEMVSENHDYRGQWKEGAR, from the coding sequence ATGGCTGACGCAGTTCATATCCCGGACGAGGCCGAGACCCGCGCGCGCTGGGGCAATTTTGCCTGGACGGCGGAGAATGCCGAACAGGCGAAGAAGGTCATCGCCCGCTATCCCGCCGGTCGCCAGCAGTCGGCGGTGATGCCGCTGCTCGATCTCGCCCAGCGTCAGGTGGGAGCCGAAACGCAGACCAATGGCTGGCTGCCCGTGCCGGTGATGGAATATATCGCCGACCAGCTCGAAATGCCATACATGCGGGTTTACGAGGTCGCGACCTTCTATACCATGTACAACCTCGCGCCGGTCGGCCGCTACCATGTGCAGGTTTGCGGCACGACGCCCTGCATGCTGCGCGGTTCGGACGATGTCTTTTCGGCGTGCAAGAACAAGGGTCTGGTGAAGGGCGGCACGACGCCGGATGGCCTGTTCACGCTGACCGAAGTCGAGTGCCTGGGTGCGTGCGCGAATGCGCCGATGGTCCAGATCAACGACGATAATTATGAAGACCTGACCTATGACAGCATGAGCGCGATCCTCGACGATCTCGCCGCTGGCAAGCAGCCCAAGATCGGGCCGCAGATCGAGCGTCAGACGAGCTGCCCGGAGGGTGGCCCGACCACGCTGACGGAAATGGTTTCCGAGAATCATGACTATAGGGGCCAATGGAAAGAGGGAGCGCGGTAA
- the nuoF gene encoding NADH-quinone oxidoreductase subunit NuoF, which yields MSDVIAPLADKDRIFTNVYGFQDWGIDAAMKRGDWDNTKALLEIGQDEIIERIKASGLRGRGGAGFPTGMKWSFMPKESKDGRPRFLVINADESEPGSCKDREIIRHDPHKLIEGALVAGFAMRARAAYIYIRGEFIYEAKVLFAAVEQAYEKGFLGKNACGSGYDFDVFVHRGAGAYICGEETAQIESLEGKKGQPRLKPPFPAGAGLYGCPTTVNNVESIAVSPTILRRGSEWFSSFGRENNKGTKLFQISGHVNKPCVVEESMGISFKELIDRHCGGIRGGWDNLLAVIPGGSSVPLVPAAQIMDAPMDFDGLKALGSGLGTAAVIVMDKSTDIVRAISRLSYFYKHESCGQCTPCREGTGWMWRVMERLRSGEADIGEIDMLHQVTKQVEGHTICALGDAAAWPIQGLIRHFRPEIERRINENKGGAPVMEAAE from the coding sequence ATGAGCGACGTCATCGCGCCGCTGGCCGACAAGGACCGCATCTTCACCAACGTCTATGGCTTCCAGGATTGGGGCATCGACGCGGCGATGAAGCGCGGCGACTGGGACAATACCAAGGCGCTGCTGGAGATCGGCCAAGACGAAATCATCGAGCGGATCAAGGCTTCGGGCCTGCGCGGCCGTGGCGGCGCTGGCTTCCCGACCGGCATGAAGTGGAGCTTCATGCCCAAGGAAAGCAAGGACGGCCGTCCGAGATTCCTGGTCATCAACGCCGACGAATCCGAGCCGGGTTCGTGCAAGGACCGCGAGATCATCCGCCACGATCCGCACAAGCTGATCGAGGGTGCGCTGGTTGCGGGCTTCGCGATGCGGGCGCGCGCGGCGTACATCTATATTCGCGGCGAGTTCATCTATGAGGCGAAGGTGCTCTTCGCCGCCGTGGAGCAGGCCTATGAAAAGGGCTTCCTGGGCAAGAATGCCTGCGGTTCGGGCTATGATTTCGATGTGTTCGTCCATCGCGGTGCGGGCGCTTATATTTGCGGCGAGGAAACCGCGCAGATCGAAAGCCTGGAGGGCAAGAAGGGCCAGCCGCGCCTGAAGCCGCCTTTCCCGGCAGGCGCGGGTCTTTATGGCTGCCCGACCACGGTCAACAATGTGGAATCGATCGCGGTTTCGCCGACGATCCTGCGGCGTGGGTCCGAATGGTTCTCCAGCTTCGGGCGGGAGAATAACAAGGGCACCAAGCTGTTCCAGATCAGCGGCCATGTGAACAAGCCCTGCGTCGTCGAGGAATCGATGGGCATCAGCTTCAAGGAGCTGATCGACCGGCATTGCGGCGGCATTCGCGGCGGCTGGGACAATCTGCTCGCGGTGATCCCCGGCGGGTCGTCGGTGCCGCTGGTTCCTGCGGCGCAGATCATGGACGCGCCGATGGACTTTGATGGCCTCAAGGCGCTGGGGTCCGGCCTTGGCACCGCGGCCGTCATCGTTATGGACAAATCCACCGACATCGTCCGCGCGATCAGCCGTCTTTCCTACTTCTACAAGCATGAGAGCTGCGGCCAGTGCACGCCTTGCCGTGAAGGCACCGGCTGGATGTGGCGGGTGATGGAACGGCTGCGCTCTGGTGAGGCGGACATCGGCGAGATCGACATGCTGCATCAGGTGACAAAGCAGGTCGAAGGCCACACCATCTGCGCGCTCGGCGACGCGGCGGCCTGGCCGATCCAGGGCCTGATCCGGCATTTCCGGCCCGAGATCGAGCGGCGGATCAACGAGAATAAGGGTGGCGCCCCCGTCATGGAGGCAGCGGAGTGA
- the nuoG gene encoding NADH-quinone oxidoreductase subunit NuoG has translation MPKVKVDGVELEVPAGATVLQACEMAGKEIPRFCYHERLSIAGNCRMCLVEVKPGPPKPQASCALPAAENQEIFTQTEMVKKAREGVMEFLLINHPLDCPICDQGGECDLQDQSVAYGKGSSRFDENKRAVTEKYMGPIVKTVMTRCIQCTRCVRFAEEVAGVPEIGAIYRGEDMQITTYLEHAAKSELSGNVVDLCPVGALTSKPYAFEARPWELRKTPAIDVMDAVGTNIRLDSRGRQVLRAVPRINDDVNEEWASDKTRHNVDGLVRKRLDKPYVRKDGKLVPATWNEAFAAIAAVKHGGSVAALAGDLLDCETMFAGKALVEKLGGTMLEGRQTGLAYDVSSLSAVNFNTTLNGIETADAIVLVGTNLRWEAPLVNTRIRKAIKKGAKVFAIGPQVDLTYKVEWLGNDASLLAKLPQAVVDAFGKAARPAMIVGGGVLAKDGAHGDTLALVETLGLVKEGWNGYNVLHFAAARMGGLMLGYAMQGGIKAVAAASPKLLFSLGADEVDYAAFDDSFKVYIGHHGDKGAHAADVILPGASYAEKAGTYVNLEGRVQRGEKAVFAPGDAREDWSILRALSEVMGATLPFDSFEALRAEMAKAVPALGVEGLADYGWSIPKLPTGASGELGSPIKDFYLTNAICRASPTMQQCSAELIHGVTFAEAAE, from the coding sequence ATGCCTAAAGTCAAAGTAGACGGCGTAGAACTGGAAGTCCCGGCGGGCGCGACGGTTCTGCAGGCTTGCGAGATGGCGGGGAAGGAAATTCCGCGCTTCTGCTATCATGAGCGGCTGAGCATCGCGGGCAATTGCCGTATGTGCCTGGTCGAGGTGAAGCCTGGACCGCCTAAGCCGCAGGCGAGCTGCGCGCTGCCGGCTGCCGAAAATCAGGAAATCTTCACGCAGACCGAAATGGTGAAGAAGGCGCGCGAAGGGGTGATGGAGTTCCTGCTCATCAACCACCCGCTCGACTGCCCGATCTGCGACCAGGGCGGCGAATGCGATTTGCAGGACCAGTCGGTCGCCTACGGCAAGGGTTCGAGCCGCTTTGACGAGAATAAGCGCGCCGTCACCGAGAAATATATGGGTCCGATCGTCAAGACGGTCATGACCCGCTGCATCCAGTGCACCCGCTGCGTACGCTTTGCCGAGGAAGTCGCGGGCGTGCCGGAAATCGGCGCCATCTATCGCGGCGAAGATATGCAGATCACCACCTATCTCGAACATGCCGCGAAGAGCGAGCTGTCGGGCAATGTGGTTGACCTGTGCCCGGTGGGCGCACTGACGTCCAAGCCCTATGCGTTTGAAGCGCGTCCGTGGGAGTTGCGCAAGACTCCGGCGATCGACGTTATGGACGCGGTGGGCACCAATATTCGGCTCGACAGCCGGGGCCGTCAGGTGCTGCGCGCGGTGCCGCGCATCAACGACGATGTGAATGAAGAGTGGGCGAGCGACAAGACCCGGCACAATGTCGATGGTCTGGTGCGCAAGCGGCTCGACAAGCCCTATGTCCGCAAGGATGGCAAGCTGGTCCCCGCGACATGGAACGAGGCTTTCGCAGCCATCGCGGCGGTAAAGCATGGCGGATCGGTCGCGGCGCTGGCTGGCGACCTGCTTGACTGCGAAACCATGTTCGCCGGCAAGGCGCTGGTCGAAAAGCTGGGCGGCACGATGCTGGAAGGGCGTCAGACCGGCCTGGCCTATGATGTGTCGAGCCTGTCGGCGGTGAATTTCAACACGACGCTGAATGGCATTGAGACGGCGGACGCGATCGTGCTGGTCGGCACCAACCTGCGCTGGGAAGCGCCGCTGGTGAACACCCGTATCCGCAAGGCGATCAAGAAGGGCGCGAAGGTTTTCGCCATCGGGCCGCAGGTTGACCTGACTTACAAGGTGGAGTGGCTGGGCAATGATGCCTCGCTGCTGGCGAAGCTGCCGCAAGCGGTGGTCGATGCGTTCGGCAAGGCTGCTCGCCCGGCGATGATCGTCGGTGGCGGCGTGCTGGCGAAGGACGGCGCACACGGCGACACGCTGGCGCTGGTCGAGACGCTGGGCCTCGTGAAAGAGGGCTGGAACGGCTATAACGTCCTGCACTTCGCGGCGGCGCGCATGGGCGGGCTGATGTTGGGTTATGCGATGCAGGGCGGGATCAAGGCGGTGGCGGCGGCCAGCCCCAAGCTGCTCTTTTCGCTGGGCGCGGACGAGGTCGATTATGCGGCGTTCGACGACAGCTTCAAGGTCTATATCGGCCATCATGGCGACAAGGGCGCGCATGCGGCGGACGTGATCCTGCCGGGTGCAAGCTATGCCGAGAAGGCGGGCACCTATGTCAATCTGGAAGGCCGGGTGCAGCGGGGCGAAAAGGCCGTGTTCGCGCCCGGCGACGCGCGGGAGGACTGGTCCATCCTGCGCGCTTTGTCGGAAGTGATGGGCGCAACCCTGCCGTTCGACAGCTTCGAGGCGCTTCGGGCCGAGATGGCGAAGGCGGTTCCGGCGCTGGGCGTCGAGGGGCTGGCCGATTATGGCTGGTCGATCCCCAAGCTGCCGACCGGCGCGAGCGGCGAATTGGGTTCGCCGATCAAGGATTTTTACCTTACCAACGCAATCTGCCGCGCCAGCCCGACGATGCAGCAATGCTCGGCTGAACTGATCCATGGCGTGACCTTCGCGGAGGCCGCAGAGTGA
- the nuoH gene encoding NADH-quinone oxidoreductase subunit NuoH: MTAFFQNLGMPFNGAWLLSTIIGILVIALPLMLAVAMIIYADRKIWAAMALRRGPNVVGPFGLLQSFADGLKVFLQETIIPSAANKALFIIAPIITFTVALLAWAVVPFDVGVVLADINVGLLYILAISSLGVYGIVLAGWASNSKYPFYSAIRASAQMISYEVSIGFILICVVLWAGSFNLTTIVESQKGYYGFLNGHGFNPLLFPMAIMFLISAMAETARAPFDLTEAESELVAGYQTEYSSMSFALYWLGEYANVILMCALNAILFWGGYLPPFDWAPLYYVPGILWLFAKILFFFFVFSWVKATVPRYRYDQLMRLGWKIFLPTSLFFVFLVSGFLMLTRYGGAQ; the protein is encoded by the coding sequence GTGACCGCTTTCTTCCAAAATCTTGGCATGCCATTCAATGGCGCCTGGCTGCTTTCGACGATCATCGGCATATTGGTGATCGCCTTGCCGCTAATGCTGGCGGTGGCGATGATCATCTATGCCGACCGCAAGATCTGGGCGGCGATGGCGCTGCGGCGGGGACCGAACGTCGTTGGTCCCTTCGGCCTGCTCCAGTCCTTCGCGGACGGGTTGAAGGTTTTCCTGCAGGAAACCATCATCCCCTCGGCGGCGAACAAGGCGCTGTTCATCATCGCGCCGATCATCACCTTCACCGTGGCGCTGCTGGCGTGGGCGGTGGTGCCGTTTGACGTGGGCGTTGTGCTGGCGGACATCAATGTCGGCCTGCTATACATTCTCGCCATTTCGTCGCTCGGCGTTTACGGCATCGTGCTGGCCGGTTGGGCGTCAAATTCCAAATATCCTTTCTACTCGGCGATCCGTGCGTCGGCGCAGATGATTTCCTATGAAGTCTCCATCGGCTTCATCCTGATCTGCGTCGTGCTGTGGGCGGGCAGCTTCAACCTGACCACGATCGTGGAAAGCCAGAAGGGCTATTATGGCTTTCTGAACGGCCACGGCTTCAACCCGCTGCTCTTCCCGATGGCGATCATGTTCCTTATATCGGCCATGGCGGAAACCGCGCGCGCGCCGTTCGACCTGACCGAAGCGGAAAGCGAGCTGGTCGCGGGATACCAGACCGAATATTCGTCCATGTCGTTCGCGCTCTATTGGCTCGGCGAATATGCCAACGTCATCCTGATGTGCGCGCTGAACGCGATCCTGTTCTGGGGCGGATACCTGCCGCCGTTCGATTGGGCGCCGCTCTATTATGTGCCGGGCATCCTCTGGCTATTCGCCAAGATCCTGTTCTTCTTCTTCGTCTTCTCCTGGGTGAAGGCGACGGTGCCTCGTTACCGCTACGACCAGCTGATGCGGCTGGGCTGGAAGATATTCCTGCCGACCTCGCTCTTCTTCGTCTTCCTGGTTTCGGGCTTCCTCATGCTGACGCGCTATGGAGGCGCACAATGA
- the nuoI gene encoding NADH-quinone oxidoreductase subunit NuoI, producing the protein MSLGYYVKSFTLWEFVKAHWLTLKYFFKPKATINYPYEKNPISPRFRGEHALRRYPNGEERCIACKLCEAICPAQAITIEAQPREDGSRRTTRYDIDMTKCIYCGFCQEACPVDAVVEGPNFEFATETREELIYDKAKLLENGDKWERAIAANLAADAPYR; encoded by the coding sequence ATGAGCCTCGGCTATTACGTCAAAAGCTTCACGCTCTGGGAGTTTGTGAAGGCGCACTGGCTGACCTTGAAGTATTTCTTCAAGCCCAAGGCGACGATCAACTACCCCTATGAGAAGAACCCGATTTCGCCGCGGTTCCGGGGGGAGCATGCGCTGCGCCGCTATCCCAATGGCGAAGAGCGGTGCATCGCGTGCAAGCTGTGCGAGGCGATCTGCCCGGCGCAGGCGATCACGATCGAGGCGCAGCCGCGCGAGGACGGCAGCCGCCGCACGACGCGCTACGACATCGATATGACCAAATGCATCTATTGCGGTTTCTGCCAGGAAGCCTGTCCGGTGGACGCGGTCGTGGAAGGGCCGAACTTCGAGTTTGCGACCGAAACCCGTGAGGAGCTGATCTACGACAAGGCCAAGCTCCTAGAAAATGGTGACAAGTGGGAGCGCGCGATCGCCGCGAACCTTGCCGCCGATGCACCCTATCGCTAA
- a CDS encoding NADH-quinone oxidoreductase subunit J produces the protein MIHVLAFYLFAILVVSSGALTILSRNPVHSVLWLIMAFFNAAGLMVLLGAEFIAMLLIIVYVGAVAVLFLFVVMMLDIDFAELRAGFVDYLPFGALIALVLLAEIVLGIGIWSAGPVELAQRAAPMNPDLSNIQAIGGLLYTRYIFLFEAAGIILLVAMIGAIVLTHRARGGVRRQNVAKQNRRRPQDAIRNVNQPVGQGVEL, from the coding sequence GTGATTCACGTCCTCGCCTTTTACCTGTTCGCCATTCTGGTGGTGAGCAGCGGCGCGCTCACCATATTGTCGCGCAACCCGGTCCATTCGGTGCTGTGGCTGATCATGGCGTTCTTCAACGCCGCGGGCCTGATGGTGCTGCTGGGCGCGGAGTTCATCGCGATGCTGCTCATCATCGTCTATGTCGGGGCGGTCGCGGTGCTGTTCCTGTTCGTCGTCATGATGCTGGACATCGACTTTGCCGAGCTGCGCGCGGGTTTTGTCGATTATCTGCCGTTCGGCGCGCTGATCGCGCTTGTGCTGCTGGCCGAGATCGTGCTGGGCATCGGCATCTGGAGCGCAGGACCGGTCGAACTGGCGCAGCGAGCCGCGCCGATGAACCCGGACCTGTCGAACATTCAGGCGATCGGGGGCCTGCTATATACCCGGTACATCTTCCTGTTCGAAGCGGCGGGCATCATTCTGCTGGTCGCGATGATCGGCGCCATCGTGTTGACGCATCGAGCGCGGGGCGGTGTGCGCCGCCAGAATGTCGCGAAGCAGAACCGCCGCCGTCCGCAGGATGCGATCCGCAACGTCAATCAGCCCGTGGGGCAGGGGGTGGAGCTGTGA
- the nuoK gene encoding NADH-quinone oxidoreductase subunit NuoK — MIGLQHYLVVSAILFVMGVLGIFINRKNVIIILMAIELILLSVNINLVAFSAFLGDLVGQVFSMFVLTVAAGEAAIGLAILVIYFRGRGTIAVDDVNRMKG; from the coding sequence GTGATCGGCCTTCAGCATTATCTGGTGGTCAGTGCGATCCTGTTCGTGATGGGCGTGCTGGGCATCTTCATCAACCGCAAGAATGTCATCATCATCCTGATGGCGATCGAACTGATCCTGCTCAGCGTGAACATCAACCTGGTCGCGTTCAGCGCGTTTCTGGGCGATCTGGTCGGCCAGGTATTCTCAATGTTCGTGCTGACCGTCGCGGCGGGTGAGGCGGCCATCGGGCTTGCCATCCTCGTCATCTATTTCCGTGGTCGCGGCACTATCGCCGTCGACGATGTCAACCGGATGAAGGGCTGA